A region from the Pseudopipra pipra isolate bDixPip1 chromosome 8, bDixPip1.hap1, whole genome shotgun sequence genome encodes:
- the FHIP2A gene encoding FHF complex subunit HOOK interacting protein 2A isoform X1, which yields MFSKFTSILQHAVEALAPSLPLQEDFVYHWKAITHYYIETSDDKAPVTDTNIPSHLEQMLDILVQEENERESGETGPCMEYLLHHKILETLYTLGKADCPPGMKQQVLAFYTKLLGRIRQPLLPHINVHRPVQKLIRLCGEVLATPTENEEIQFLCIVCAKLKQDPYLVNFFLEVIQDPVLHLCRRQNKLKAMASKESASVITEDMIKDQDSVTTDTGQAEEMPSAAGVEHMEREDELPQPADDLSFSLDELNVTSSPESSTVCPNQDYNLVNSLLNLTKSPDGRIAVKACEGLMLLVSLPEPAAAKCLTQSTCLCELLTDRLATLYKALPQSLDPLDIETVEAINWGLDSYSHKEDASAFPGKRALISFLSWFDYCDQLIKEAQKMTAVAMAKAVRERFFIDVMEPQLMQTSEIGILTSTALLHRIVRQVTSDVLLQELVYFILGEHRDPETLADINRHPLRHRLIEHCDHISDEISIMTLRMFEHLLQKPNEHILYNLVLRNLEERNYMEYKPLCQEDKDVVENGQIAGAVDLEEDPLFTDLSPDNTLSAQEWLSASPPVSPEHPKNDGKTEVHKIVNSFLCLVPDEAKSSYHVEGTGYDTYLRDAHRQFRDYCVICLRWEWPGSPRPLEKCNLEASFFEGHFLKVLFERMGRILDQPYDVNLQVTSVLSKLSLFPHPHIHEYLLDPYVNLASGCKSLFSVIVRVVGDLMVRIQRIPDFTPKLLLVRKRLLGLEPEGPIIDHMTLLEGVIVLEEFCKELAAIAFVKYHTSATP from the exons ATGTTCTCCAAGTTCACCTCCATCCTGCAGCACGCCGTGGAGGCG ctTGCACCTTCCCTTCCATTACAAGAAGATTTTGTTTACCACTGGAAAGCCATCACCCATTACTACATAGAGACCtcag ATGACAAAGCTCCTGTGACTGATACCAACATTCCTTCTCACCTGGAACAGATGTTGGATATTCTAgttcaagaagaaaatgagaggGAATCAGGCGAAACAGGACCATGTATGGAATATTTGCTACATCACAAGATTTTGGAGACTCTCTACACACTAGGAAAAGCTGAC tgtcCTCCAGGAATGAAACAGCAAGTTCTGGCTTTTTACACAAAGCTTCTTGGAAGAATACGGCAACCTCTCCTCCCCCACATAAATGTGCACAGACCAGTGCAG AAATTAATCCGATTGTGTGGTGAAGTTCTGGCAACAccaacagaaaatgaagaaattcaGTTTCTCTGTATAGTATGTGCAAAGCTGAAACAAGATCCATACCTGGTCAACTTCTTCCTTGAG GTCATTCAGGATCCTGTTTTGCACCTTTGCAGGAGGCAG AATAAGTTAAAAGCAATGGCTTCCAAAGAATCAGCAAGCGTAATCACAGAAGACATGATAAAAGACCAAGACTCTGTGACAACAGACACAGGACAAGCTGAAGAAATGCCCAGTGCAGCCGGAGTGGAGCACATGGAGAGGGAAGATGAGCTCCCACAACCGGCGGATGATCTCTCCTTCAGTCTGGATGAACTAAATGTCACATCATCACCCGAGTCCTCCACTGTTTGTCCAAATCAAGACTATAATTTAGTGAATTCTCTACTAAACCTCACTAAAAGTCCC GACGGCCGGATAGCAGTGAAGGCCTGTGAAGGCCTCATGCTTTTGGTGAGTTTGCCAGAACCAGCAGCTGCCAAGTGCCTGACCCAAAGCACTTGTTTATGTGAATTGTTGACAGACAGGCTGGCCACCCTCTACAAAGCCCTGCCTCAGTCACTGGATCCCTTAGACATTGAAACAGTGGAGGCAATTAACTGGGG TTTGGATTCCTATAGCCACAAAGAAGATGCATctgcttttccagggaaaagagCGTTGATTTCGTTTCTTTCTTGGTTTGACTACTGTGATCAGCTCATCAAAGAAGCACAAAAG ATGACTGCTGTTGCTATGGCAAAAGCTGTGCGGGAACGATTTTTCATTGATGTTATGGAACCTCAGCTGATGCAAAC TTCAGAGATCGGAATCCTCACATCAACTGCGCTATTGCACCGCATTGTTCGTCAGGTCACTTcagatgtgctgctgcaggaacttGTGTATTTTATACTTGGAGAACACAGAGACCCGGAAACCTTGGCAGACATCAACAGGCATCCATTGAGACACAGGTTAATCGAGCACTGTGATCATATTTCTGACGAG ATCAGCATAATGACTTTACGAATGTTTGAGCACCTATTGCAAAAACCCAATGAGCACATTCTTTATAATTTGGTTCTGAGAAATTTGGAAGAAAGAAACTATATGGAATACAAGCCCCTCTGTCAAGAAGATAAAGATGTGGTAGAGAATGGACAGATTGCTGGAGCAGT AGACCTGGAGGAAGATCCATTATTTACTGATCTGTCTCCAGATAACACATTGTCAGCACAGGAGTGGCTCAGTGCTTCTCCACCTGTCAGTCCAGAACATCCAAAAAATGATGGGAAGACTGAAGTTCATAAAATTGTAAATAG ttttCTCTGTCTTGTACCTGATGAAGCAAAGTCATCATACCATGTGGAGGGTACAGGTTATGATACTTACCTCAGAGATGCCCACAGACAA TTCCGGGATTATTGTGTCATTTGCTTACGGTGGGAGTGGCCTGGATCTCCCAGACCTTTGGAAAAGTGCAATTTAGAAGCGTCATTTTTTGAAGGACACTTCTTGAAAGTCCTGTTTGAAAGAATGGGAAGAATTCTTGATCAG CCCTATGATGTAAATTTACAAGTTACGTCAGTGTTGTCCAAACTGTCCCTGTTTCCCCATCCTCATATACATGAATACCTTTTGGATCCCTATGTAAACCTTGCCTCTGGCTGCAAgtctctcttctctgtgattGTCAGG
- the FHIP2A gene encoding FHF complex subunit HOOK interacting protein 2A isoform X2 → MFSKFTSILQHAVEALAPSLPLQEDFVYHWKAITHYYIETSDDKAPVTDTNIPSHLEQMLDILVQEENERESGETGPCMEYLLHHKILETLYTLGKADCPPGMKQQVLAFYTKLLGRIRQPLLPHINVHRPVQKLIRLCGEVLATPTENEEIQFLCIVCAKLKQDPYLVNFFLENKLKAMASKESASVITEDMIKDQDSVTTDTGQAEEMPSAAGVEHMEREDELPQPADDLSFSLDELNVTSSPESSTVCPNQDYNLVNSLLNLTKSPDGRIAVKACEGLMLLVSLPEPAAAKCLTQSTCLCELLTDRLATLYKALPQSLDPLDIETVEAINWGLDSYSHKEDASAFPGKRALISFLSWFDYCDQLIKEAQKMTAVAMAKAVRERFFIDVMEPQLMQTSEIGILTSTALLHRIVRQVTSDVLLQELVYFILGEHRDPETLADINRHPLRHRLIEHCDHISDEISIMTLRMFEHLLQKPNEHILYNLVLRNLEERNYMEYKPLCQEDKDVVENGQIAGAVDLEEDPLFTDLSPDNTLSAQEWLSASPPVSPEHPKNDGKTEVHKIVNSFLCLVPDEAKSSYHVEGTGYDTYLRDAHRQFRDYCVICLRWEWPGSPRPLEKCNLEASFFEGHFLKVLFERMGRILDQPYDVNLQVTSVLSKLSLFPHPHIHEYLLDPYVNLASGCKSLFSVIVRVVGDLMVRIQRIPDFTPKLLLVRKRLLGLEPEGPIIDHMTLLEGVIVLEEFCKELAAIAFVKYHTSATP, encoded by the exons ATGTTCTCCAAGTTCACCTCCATCCTGCAGCACGCCGTGGAGGCG ctTGCACCTTCCCTTCCATTACAAGAAGATTTTGTTTACCACTGGAAAGCCATCACCCATTACTACATAGAGACCtcag ATGACAAAGCTCCTGTGACTGATACCAACATTCCTTCTCACCTGGAACAGATGTTGGATATTCTAgttcaagaagaaaatgagaggGAATCAGGCGAAACAGGACCATGTATGGAATATTTGCTACATCACAAGATTTTGGAGACTCTCTACACACTAGGAAAAGCTGAC tgtcCTCCAGGAATGAAACAGCAAGTTCTGGCTTTTTACACAAAGCTTCTTGGAAGAATACGGCAACCTCTCCTCCCCCACATAAATGTGCACAGACCAGTGCAG AAATTAATCCGATTGTGTGGTGAAGTTCTGGCAACAccaacagaaaatgaagaaattcaGTTTCTCTGTATAGTATGTGCAAAGCTGAAACAAGATCCATACCTGGTCAACTTCTTCCTTGAG AATAAGTTAAAAGCAATGGCTTCCAAAGAATCAGCAAGCGTAATCACAGAAGACATGATAAAAGACCAAGACTCTGTGACAACAGACACAGGACAAGCTGAAGAAATGCCCAGTGCAGCCGGAGTGGAGCACATGGAGAGGGAAGATGAGCTCCCACAACCGGCGGATGATCTCTCCTTCAGTCTGGATGAACTAAATGTCACATCATCACCCGAGTCCTCCACTGTTTGTCCAAATCAAGACTATAATTTAGTGAATTCTCTACTAAACCTCACTAAAAGTCCC GACGGCCGGATAGCAGTGAAGGCCTGTGAAGGCCTCATGCTTTTGGTGAGTTTGCCAGAACCAGCAGCTGCCAAGTGCCTGACCCAAAGCACTTGTTTATGTGAATTGTTGACAGACAGGCTGGCCACCCTCTACAAAGCCCTGCCTCAGTCACTGGATCCCTTAGACATTGAAACAGTGGAGGCAATTAACTGGGG TTTGGATTCCTATAGCCACAAAGAAGATGCATctgcttttccagggaaaagagCGTTGATTTCGTTTCTTTCTTGGTTTGACTACTGTGATCAGCTCATCAAAGAAGCACAAAAG ATGACTGCTGTTGCTATGGCAAAAGCTGTGCGGGAACGATTTTTCATTGATGTTATGGAACCTCAGCTGATGCAAAC TTCAGAGATCGGAATCCTCACATCAACTGCGCTATTGCACCGCATTGTTCGTCAGGTCACTTcagatgtgctgctgcaggaacttGTGTATTTTATACTTGGAGAACACAGAGACCCGGAAACCTTGGCAGACATCAACAGGCATCCATTGAGACACAGGTTAATCGAGCACTGTGATCATATTTCTGACGAG ATCAGCATAATGACTTTACGAATGTTTGAGCACCTATTGCAAAAACCCAATGAGCACATTCTTTATAATTTGGTTCTGAGAAATTTGGAAGAAAGAAACTATATGGAATACAAGCCCCTCTGTCAAGAAGATAAAGATGTGGTAGAGAATGGACAGATTGCTGGAGCAGT AGACCTGGAGGAAGATCCATTATTTACTGATCTGTCTCCAGATAACACATTGTCAGCACAGGAGTGGCTCAGTGCTTCTCCACCTGTCAGTCCAGAACATCCAAAAAATGATGGGAAGACTGAAGTTCATAAAATTGTAAATAG ttttCTCTGTCTTGTACCTGATGAAGCAAAGTCATCATACCATGTGGAGGGTACAGGTTATGATACTTACCTCAGAGATGCCCACAGACAA TTCCGGGATTATTGTGTCATTTGCTTACGGTGGGAGTGGCCTGGATCTCCCAGACCTTTGGAAAAGTGCAATTTAGAAGCGTCATTTTTTGAAGGACACTTCTTGAAAGTCCTGTTTGAAAGAATGGGAAGAATTCTTGATCAG CCCTATGATGTAAATTTACAAGTTACGTCAGTGTTGTCCAAACTGTCCCTGTTTCCCCATCCTCATATACATGAATACCTTTTGGATCCCTATGTAAACCTTGCCTCTGGCTGCAAgtctctcttctctgtgattGTCAGG